In Solanum lycopersicum chromosome 5, SLM_r2.1, the following are encoded in one genomic region:
- the LOC138348977 gene encoding uncharacterized mitochondrial protein AtMg00810-like, translated as MHHRKYALELIAEVGMSAAKPAGTPIDVNVKLTSKQYDQDVKNHGASEDPLVDQTMYQRLIGKLLYLNMTRPNLSFSTQNLSQLIQQPKKSHMDATLRVVRYLKTHHVQGLLFSSSSDEIVTAFVMQIGHLDHLPEDQ; from the coding sequence ATGCATCATAGAAAGTATGCTTTGGAACTTATAGCTGAGGTTGGGATGTCAGCAGCTAAACCTGCAGGTACTCCTATTGATGTTAATGTTAAACTAACTTCAAAACAGTATGATCAAGATGTGAAAAATCATGGAGCTTCTGAAGATCCTCTAGTAGATCAGACAATGTATCAAAGATTAATTGGCAAATTGTTGTATCTGAACATGACAAGACCAAACTTGTCTTTTAGCACACAAAACCTAAGCCAGCTCATACAACAGCCAAAGAAATCTCACATGGATGCAACCTTAAGAGTAGTGAGATATCTGAAAACACATCATGTACAGGGGCTATTATTTTCTAGCTCTTCTGATGAAATAGTCACTGCAtttgtgatgcagattggaCATCTTGACCACTTACCAGAAGATCAGTAA